The genomic region CCGAAGAAGAAGGCAGCCGGATCAAGGTGGCCAAAGGCTTCGACTCGGCCGAAACCCGCCTCACCGGCAATATCGTCGGCGAACCGCCTTTCCAAGGCGTGCTGATCCACCGCGGCTGGCGCGCCACCCAAGTCAAGCTTCCCCAACTGTCGGAGGGGCACAAGGCGGACATTCTGGCCCCCGCGGAGGTGGAGCTATGAGTGAGGAAAAACGCTACTCGGTCGGCATCGATCTGGGCACCACCAATAGCGTGGTGTCGTGGGTGGACCTGAGCCAGTGCGATCGGGAAAAAGCGCCGGTGGAAGTGGCGGGTATTCCCCAATTGATCGCCCCGGGCGAAGTGGAGGAGCGCGGGCAGCTGCCTTCCTTCGAATATCTGCCCCATCCCGACGAACTGGGCGCCGAGGACCGGGTTCTCCCGTGGCGCGAGAACGTCGATCATATCGTCGGCGTGCTGGCTCGGGAAATGGGCAGCAAAACCCCCATCCGGCTGGTGGCGAGCGCCAAAAGCTGGCTTTGCCATGCCGGCGTCAACCCCAAGGATGCTTTCCTGCCCATCGAAGCGCCGGAGGAAGTCCCCCGGACCTCTCCCTACCAAGCTTCCCTGGAATACCTCCAGCATCTGCGCGACGCCTGGAACCACCAACACCCGGACAGCCCGCTGGAGCAGCAGGACTTGGTCATCACCGTCCCGGCTTCCTTCGATCCGGCGGCGCGCGAGCTGACCGCCGAAGCCGCCCGGGAAGCGGGATTGTCACAGGCGATTCTGCTGGAAGAACCCCAGGCGGCTCTGTACAGCTGGATTCAGCGCACCGAGGGGCAGTGGCGCGAACAGGTCCAGGTGGGCGACATCATCCTGGTGGTGGACGTGGGCGGCGGTACCACCGACCTGTCCCTGATCGCCGTCACCGAGGAAGACGGCAACCTCCAGCTCAACCGCGTCGCGGTGGGGGATCACATTCTTCTCGGCGGCGACAACATGGACCTGGCTTTGGCCTACGTGGTCAAAATGAAGCTGGAGCAGGAAGGCAAGCCCCTCGATCCCTGGCAGGTACAGGCGCTGACCCACAGTTGCCGCGGCGCCAAGGAACAGCTTTTGGCGGATCCGGATCTGGCCCAGGCCCCGGTGGTCGTCCCCAGCCGCGGCTCCAAGCTGATCGGCGGCACGCTGCGCGCCGAGTTGACCCGGGAAGAAGTGAACCGAACCCTCATCGATGGCTTTTTCCCACAGGTGGAGGTTACCGAGAAACCCATTTCCCGCCCGCGCACCGGTCTGACCACCCTGGGCCTTCCCTACGCCCAGGACGCCCGCATCACCGCCCACTTGGCCCATTTCCTCAGCCGCCAGGTGAGTGCCGTGGACGAGTTGGAAGGCGTGGATCTACCCGAAAACGCACGTTTTATCCATCCTTCGGCGGTGCTTCTCAACGGCGGGGTGTTCAAGCCCCAACTGTTGTCCGACCGACTACTGGCGGTGGTCAATCAGTGGCTGACCGCTGATGACGCCCCGGCCGCCCGCCTCCTGGAAGGCGCCGATCTGGATCTGGCGGTGGCCCGCGGCGGCTCCTATTACGGCTATGTTCGCATGGGCGGGGGCGTCCGCATTCGCGGCGGAACGGCGGCGGCCTACTACATCGGCGTGGAGAGCGCCATGCCCGCGGTCCCCGGCTTCCCGCCTCCGATTCGCCTATTGTGCGTCGCGCCCTTCGGCATGGAAGAAGGCACCGAAGCGCCCCTGCCGCCCCACGAGTTCGGCGTGGTGGTGGGCGAGCCGGTGCGGTTCCGCTTTTTCAATTCCACCATCCGCCGCGAAGACCCGGTAGGTGCCCTGCTCGATCACTGGACCGACGAGGAAGTCCAGGAACTGGCGGAAATCGAAGTCACTCTGTCCCCGGAAAATCACCAGCCCGGCGAAGTGGTTCCGGTTCAACTGGCGGCCCTCTACACCGAAGTGGGCACCTTGCGCTTGGAAGCGGTGGCCAAAGACACCGGCGAACGCTGGAAAGTGGAATTCGAGGTCCGCGGACAAGAATCGACGCAATCTCAAGCCGAGGAGTCGTCCTCGACGCGCGAAACATCCGAAAGCCTTGAAGAAACTTCGGAATCCGAATCGCCGGAGCCTACTTCCGAATCCACTCCGGAAACCGAAGCCGAGGCGACCGAGTCCGCAGAGGAACCCGGCGCGCCGGAAGGTGAAAGTTCGGAGCAGGAACAGAAACCGAGTTTCTGGCCATTCAAGAAGTAATCTTCTCGGGTGAGTCAATCAACACGCTATCTGGTCGGCATCGATCTGGGCACCACCCATACGGTGGTGGCCTACGCCGACCTGAGCCAAGGAAGAGAAGCATCGATCGAGCGGTTTGCCGTCCCCCAACTGATCGCTCCCGGAGAGATCGCCGACCGCTCTTTGTTGCCTTCGGTACGCTACCATCCGACCGAGGGCGAGCTGGCCCCGGCATCCCTTAACCTCCCCTGGATGCCGCCAGATATCGGCGATCCGGTCCCCGGCCCCGTGATCGGTGAATTGGCCCGGCAATTGGGCGCCAAGTCGCAAGGCCGTTTGGTCACCAGCGCCAAGAGCTGGCTTTGCAACCCCAACGTGGACCGCACCGCCGACATCTTGCCGTGGGGCTCGCCCCAAGAGGTAAGCCGGGTTTCCCCACTGATCGCCTGCGCCAGTTATCTCGCCCATGTGCGCGGCGCGTGGAATGTGCGATTTCCAGAGCACCCCCTGGAGCGACAGGAGGTGGTGGTCACCATTCCGGCCTCCTTCGACGAGGCGGCCCGGGCCTTGACCGTGGAAGCGACAAAAATCGCCGGGATTTCCCGTCCGCGCCTGCTGGAGGAACCCCAGGCGGTCTGTTACGACTGGCTCTACCGCCATCGCGACGACTTGAGCCCCCTCGCCGATTCCCGTCTGCTGTTGGTGGCGGATTTGGGCGGAGGCACCACCGATTTAACTTTGATCCGGATCCAAGGAGGGGCGAACGGCCATTCGCCCCGACTGACCCGCGTCGGGGTCGGGGATCACCTGCTTTTGGGCGGGGATAACATCGATCTCATGCTGGCCCATTTGGTCGAAGAACGCCTGCTTGATCAGGGGCACAAACTTTCCACCGGCGAATTTTCTCAATTGATCGAACAATGCCGCATCGCCAAGGAGCGCCTGCTGGCCGACCCGAGCCCGGACCAAGCCACGGTAACCGTGCTGGGCAGCGGCGCCAAACTCATCGGCGGGGCCCGCTCGGTCACCCTCGACCGGGACGAAGTCCATGAAGTGGTTCTGGAAGGCTTCTTCTGCCCCACCCCCCTGGCCAAACATCCGCAAGGCAAGCGCAGCGGATTGGTGGAGTTCGGTCTCCCCTATGAAGCCGATCCGGCCGTCACCCGCCACATCGCCGCATTTCTCAAATCTCACGCGCAAGTGGCCCAAGAAGCCCTGGGAGACCCGGAAAGCGCGCCGGTACCAGATACGGTCTTGCTCAACGGCGGTGTTTTCTTGAGCCCGGTAATCACCGATCGGCTGTTGCAAGTGTTGGAAAGTTGGCGTCCTCGGCCCGTCACGACGCTGGACAATCCCCATCCGGAATTTGCCGTGGCATCGGGCGCGGTAGCTTATGCCATGGCCCGCCGTGGCTTTCAAACCAAAATCGGAGGCGGGTCGGCACGCAGTTATTTTCTGGTGGTGGAGAGCGAAGCAGGAGAATCGCAAGGCATGTGCCTCCTCCCCCGAGGCACCGAGGAAGAACAGGAAATCCTCTTGAAGGACCGCGTCTTCGCCCTGCGGCTGGGACAACCGGTTCGCTTTCACCTGGTTTCCTCCACCGAAGACACCCCATATACTCCTGGCGACAAGGTGCCTTTGGACAATGAAAGGTTTACCCTGCTGCCTCCTTTGGCGATGGCCCTGTCGGCGGAGGACAAGGGTGAAGTCCAAGTGCGACTGGCCGCTAGACTGACCGAGATCGGCACCTTGGAATTGGAGTGCGTGGCCCTGGACGACCCCGGTCGTCGCTGGCGACTGGCTTTCGAGCTTCGCCGTCCGAGCCGCCAGGCACAGGTTCAGGATGTTTCCCATCCTCATTTGGAGGAAGCTCGGAACTTG from Methylohalobius crimeensis 10Ki harbors:
- a CDS encoding Hsp70 family protein; this translates as MSQSTRYLVGIDLGTTHTVVAYADLSQGREASIERFAVPQLIAPGEIADRSLLPSVRYHPTEGELAPASLNLPWMPPDIGDPVPGPVIGELARQLGAKSQGRLVTSAKSWLCNPNVDRTADILPWGSPQEVSRVSPLIACASYLAHVRGAWNVRFPEHPLERQEVVVTIPASFDEAARALTVEATKIAGISRPRLLEEPQAVCYDWLYRHRDDLSPLADSRLLLVADLGGGTTDLTLIRIQGGANGHSPRLTRVGVGDHLLLGGDNIDLMLAHLVEERLLDQGHKLSTGEFSQLIEQCRIAKERLLADPSPDQATVTVLGSGAKLIGGARSVTLDRDEVHEVVLEGFFCPTPLAKHPQGKRSGLVEFGLPYEADPAVTRHIAAFLKSHAQVAQEALGDPESAPVPDTVLLNGGVFLSPVITDRLLQVLESWRPRPVTTLDNPHPEFAVASGAVAYAMARRGFQTKIGGGSARSYFLVVESEAGESQGMCLLPRGTEEEQEILLKDRVFALRLGQPVRFHLVSSTEDTPYTPGDKVPLDNERFTLLPPLAMALSAEDKGEVQVRLAARLTEIGTLELECVALDDPGRRWRLAFELRRPSRQAQVQDVSHPHLEEARNLIRAVFGKKSKDVSPKLVKTLRGELEKRLGPRHRWDVPLLRALADTLLEGIKFRRRSPEHERTWFSLTGFCLRPGFGYPLDEWRIEQVWPIYRQGLQFVNVIQNWAEWWTFWRRIAGGLDPANQNAIFHDLTGYLDPAKLRQKGTQKNLKLRSNENMIRLAAVLEHLPVDEKIQLGEWFLTRLQNPKEPEEILAWALGRLGSRDPFYGSTHHTVPAGVAEHWLQTLLTLDFKQKPALGFAAALLARRSGDRARDIHADMRVAVVQTLQQAKAPVSWIRMVQEVVRLSEEDEKRLFGEALPPGLKLIA
- a CDS encoding Hsp70 family protein, with the protein product MSEEKRYSVGIDLGTTNSVVSWVDLSQCDREKAPVEVAGIPQLIAPGEVEERGQLPSFEYLPHPDELGAEDRVLPWRENVDHIVGVLAREMGSKTPIRLVASAKSWLCHAGVNPKDAFLPIEAPEEVPRTSPYQASLEYLQHLRDAWNHQHPDSPLEQQDLVITVPASFDPAARELTAEAAREAGLSQAILLEEPQAALYSWIQRTEGQWREQVQVGDIILVVDVGGGTTDLSLIAVTEEDGNLQLNRVAVGDHILLGGDNMDLALAYVVKMKLEQEGKPLDPWQVQALTHSCRGAKEQLLADPDLAQAPVVVPSRGSKLIGGTLRAELTREEVNRTLIDGFFPQVEVTEKPISRPRTGLTTLGLPYAQDARITAHLAHFLSRQVSAVDELEGVDLPENARFIHPSAVLLNGGVFKPQLLSDRLLAVVNQWLTADDAPAARLLEGADLDLAVARGGSYYGYVRMGGGVRIRGGTAAAYYIGVESAMPAVPGFPPPIRLLCVAPFGMEEGTEAPLPPHEFGVVVGEPVRFRFFNSTIRREDPVGALLDHWTDEEVQELAEIEVTLSPENHQPGEVVPVQLAALYTEVGTLRLEAVAKDTGERWKVEFEVRGQESTQSQAEESSSTRETSESLEETSESESPEPTSESTPETEAEATESAEEPGAPEGESSEQEQKPSFWPFKK